A window of Onychostoma macrolepis isolate SWU-2019 chromosome 01, ASM1243209v1, whole genome shotgun sequence contains these coding sequences:
- the LOC131545887 gene encoding complement C3-like — MDVKLLFLTVVLLSSPLLTLSDPLYVLSAPNLLRVGSSENVFVEAQDYSREALNVRIIVKNHPKKNLEILSKSVTLTADNNFQILTDIKIPSDRDYFSDDPLEKHYVYLQAQFPSTTLEKVVMVSFQSGYIFVQTDKPIYTPASTVQYRIFSLTSGLKPFEHAGISVEIMDPQGITTMRETIFPQQGIRSGKYAVPQPASPGIWKVVTRFTNTPQKNYTADFEVKEYVLPTYEVTLSPSQSFFCMKDASLTVSIKARYLHGNNVNGHAFVVFGVMENERKTSIPSSLQRVQISDGEGNAKLMKEMILQTFPDISQLVGRSIYISVSVLTNTGSEMVEAQRKGIQIVTSPYTIHFKKTPQFFKPGMPFDVSVYITDPDQMPAEKVEVEVNPGGVRGRTRANGIAKLTVNSQEGTSTLEITVKTKQPKLDDDQQAMRKMTAQAYIPKGGSNNYLHIGIDAAQLQIGDQMKVNLNLGRSPGVKEQDFTYMILSKGQIVQVDRFKRRGQSLVTLSLPVTKDMVPSFRFVAYYHVGSAEVVSDSVWVDVKDTCMGKLKVQVKEPRPIYEPGEAFSLQITGDPGAKVGLVAVDKAVHGLNQNRLTQTKIWDVIEKHDIGCTAGGGRDSMGVFTDAGLMFESNAAGGTNTRTVPECLVPLKRRRRASLQRVTTILAGQYSGDLRKCCVDGMRDNKLGYTCERRATYIVDGHHCAQAFLHCCHDVEAHSMEAGEEEMILARSEDSDYYESFDEITSRTQFPESWLWAEEILPVCPDKNKLCGTTSVTRDRIYLKESITTWQIFAVSLSKTHGICVADPYEMIVYKRFFIELKVPYSAIRNEQLQIRAVLHNYTKKKIRARLEFMETKHICSSASKKGTYQTEVEVESMSSRSVPYVIIPLELGNHWIEVKAAAYDSVYSDGVRKTLKVVSEGVLTKVQEANVELNPAKMGGVQQVSVRSNKPDTQVPNTPANTYITVTSQEFNKLIEQAISGDFMGQFIVQPRGNGEENMIYMTLPLIATHYLDSTNQWENVGMERRNEAINHISTGYQRQLTLCKPDGSFADLMNTPSSTWLTAYVAKVIAMASDLIVVDENVICSALNWLAKNKQQPDGTFKENAPVVHEEMLGNVRGKDDDASLTAFVLIAMQEGSKICAGSTLQNSMKRATDYLLLRVHSLTSTYAVAMTSYALAHAGKLNKEILKSHSTQNEAGMFWRVPGAHQHSLEATGYALLALVKAKDFQSAGAAVRWLRARRASYGGHGSTQASIIVFQAVAEYRMEAKKQDMNLNIELSVEGRKSHNKWTFTSSNKHVTRSDKVKLTQKFNVTAQGNGLATLSVFSLYYALPEERENDCNVFDLSVRMKKEHDVSHPGAIESYLFTIETYFKSSERDAAMTVVDVGLLTGFKVDENDLSKLSKGKEKYIERFEMNMELSERGSLIIFLNKVSHTERERIAFRMHKLNEVGMLQPAGVTVYEYNAPDDRCVKFYHPHKKDGALNRLCHEDLCQCAEENCSLQKKHHIKESQRSYKACAPGVEYVYKTRVVGMELSLQADIYNMTIEQVLKEGTEADVEGKMRSFLAHPFCREFLDFQEGKTYLIMGQTTSLPRIGGRLRYNLGEETWIEYWPTQEEAQTQEYRDTDIGIAALADELFNFGCTS; from the exons ATGGACGTGAAGCTGCTGTTTCTGACTGTTGTTCTTCTGTCTTCACCGCTCCTCACATTATCTGACCCACT GTATGTTCTGTCAGCTCCTAATTTGCTGAGGGTGGGTTCCTCAGAGAACGTGTTTGTGGAGGCTCAGGATTACTCTAGAGAAGCCCTGAATGTGAGGATCATAGTAAAGAACCACCCGAAGAAGAACCTGGAGATACTGTCTAAATCAGTGACATTGACTGCAGACAACAATTTCCAGATCCTTACAGATATAAAG ATTCCAAGTGATAGGGACTATTTCTCTGACGATCCTCTGGAGAAGCACTATGTGTATCTACAAGCTCAATTTCCATCCACCACTCTGGAGAAAGTGGTCATGGTCTCATTTCAGTCTGGATATATATTTGTGCAAACAGACAAGCCCATCTACACACCTGCTAGCACAG TTCAGTACAGGATCTTCTCACTGACATCTGGTCTGAAACCATTTGAGCATGCTGGAATATCAGTAGAAATCATG GATCCTCAAGGTATCACAACTATGAGAGAAACCATATTTCCACAGCAAGGGATTAGATCAGGAAAATATGCCGTACCTCAGCCTGCCAG TCCTGGGATCTGGAAGGTGGTCACAAGATTCACAAACACACCACAAAAGAATTACACTGCTGACTTTGAAGTCAAAGAATATG tgcttcccacttatgaagtcacATTATCTCCCAGTCAATCAttcttctgtatgaaagatgcTAGTCTGACAGTTAGCATTAAAGCAAG gtaCCTACATGGAAACAACGTGAATGGACATGCATTTGTGGTTTTTGGCGTGATGGAAAATGAGAGGAAAACAAGTATTCCTTCTTCTCTTCAAAGAGTTCAG ATATCAGATGGAGAAGGTAATGCCAAACTAATGAAGGAGATGATACTTCAGACCTTCCCAGACATCAGCCAACTGGTTGGACGATCAATTTACATTTCAGTCAGTGTTTTAACAAATACTG GCAGTGAAATGGTGGAAGCTCAAAGGAAAGGCATTCAGATTGTGACGTCACCGTACACCATCCACttcaaaaaaacaccacaattCTTCAAACCTGGAATGCCCTTCGATGTCTCG GTTTATATAACAGACCCTGACCAGATGCCAGCTGAAAAGGTGGAAGTGGAGGTCAATCCTGGAGGGGTCAGAGGTCGAACGAGAGCCAATGGCATTGCGAAGCTTACTGTTAATTCTCAGGAAGGAACTTCCACACTGGAGATCACT GTAAAAACCAAACAACCAAAATTAGATGACGACCAGCAGGCCATGAGAAAGATGACGGCTCAGGCCTACATTCCCAAAGGTGGTTCCAACAACTACCTGCACATCGGAATCGATGCTGCACAGCTTCAGATCGGTGATCAAATGAAAGTCAATCTGAACCTGGGAAGAAGCCCAGGAGTCAAAGAGCAAGATTTCACCTACATG ATCTTGAGTAAGGGTCAGATTGTTCAAGTGGACAGGTTTAAGCGAAGAGGACAATCTCTAGTGACTCTCTCTCTGCCTGTAACCAAAGACATGGTGCCGTCCTTCCGCTTTGTGGCTTATTATCATGTGGGCTCGGCTGAGGTGGTGTCTGATTCAGTCTGGGTCGATGTGAAAGACACGTGCATGGGAAAG CTGAAGGTTCAGGTGAAGGAGCCTCGACCGATCTATGAGCCAGGAGAAGCTTTTAGCTTGCAGATAACCGGAGATCCTGGAGCTAAAGTTGGGCTGGTGGCGGTGGATAAAGCTGTGCACGGACTGAACCAGAACAGACTCACTCAGACAAAG ATCTGGGACGTCATAGAGAAGCATGACATCGGCTGTACAGCAGGAGGTGGAAGGGACAGTATGGGGGTTTTCACTGATGCAGGTCTGATGTTTGAGTCCAATGCTGCAGGAGGCACCAACACCAGAACAG TGCCTGAGTGTCTCGTACCTTtaaagagaagaagaagagcgAGTCTTCAGCGAGTCACAACTATACTGG CTGGTCAGTACTCTGGTGATCTGAGGAAGTGCTGTGTGGATGGCATGAGGGATAATAAACTTGGCTACACGTGTGAACGGCGAGCCACATACATCGTTGACGGACATCACTGTGCCCAGGCCTTCCTGCACTGCTGCCATGATGTGGAGGCTCATAGTATGGAGGCTGGAGAGGAAGAGATGATTCTGGCTCGCA GTGAGGATAGTGACTATTATGAGAGTTTTGATGAAATCACATCACGTACACAGTTCCCTGAGAGCTGGCTTTGGGCAGAGGAAATTCTTCCGGTCTGTCCAGATAAAAACAAGTTATG TGGAACAACATCAGTCACAAGAGACAGAATCTACCTAAAAGAATCAATCACTACCTGGCAAATCTTTGCTGTCAGTCTGTCAAAAACTCATG GCATCTGTGTGGCGGATCCATACGAGATGATCGTTTATAAGAGGTTCTTCATTGAGCTGAAGGTGCCGTACTCAGCTATTCGCAATGAACAACTGCAAATCAGAGCCGTCCTTCACAACTACACCAAGAAGAAAATTAGA GCACGGCTGGAGTTCATGGAGACAAAACACATTTGCAGCTCTGCCAGCAAAAAGGGCACCTACCAAACTGAAGTGGAGGTCGAGTCCATGTCCTCCAGGTCAGTCCCATATGTGATTATTCCCCTGGAGTTGGGCAATCACTGGATTGAGGTGAAGGCAGCAGCGTATGACTCTGTCTACAGTGATGGAGTGAGGAAGACCCTGAAGGTGGTG TCCGAGGGTGTGCTCACTAAGGTACAGGAGGCAAATGTTGAGCTCAATCCTGCTAAAATGG GTGGAGTACAACAAGTATCTGTCAGGAGCAACAAACCAGACACTCAGGTTCCCAACACACCTGCTAACACGTACATCACGGTGACCA GTCAGGAGTTCAATAAGTTGATCGAGCAGGCCATCAGTGGAGACTTCATGGGGCAGTTTATAGTTCAGCCTCGTGGTAATGGAGAGGAGAACATGATCTATATGACTCTACCTCTCATTGCTACTCATTATTTGGACAGCACCAATCAATGGGAGAACGTTGGCATGGAGCGCCGTAATGAAGCCATTAACCATATCAGTACAG GTTATCAGCGACAGCTAACTCTCTGTAAACCAGACGGGTCCTTTGCTGACTTGATGAACACACCTAGCAGCACATG GCTGACAGCATATGTGGCTAAAGTGATCGCGATGGCCAGTGATCTGATTGTCGTAGATGAGAATGTGATCTGCAGCGCCCTCAACTGGCTGGCCAAAAACAAACAGCAGCCAGACGGCACGTTTAAAGAAAACGCACCTGTTGTACATGAAGAGATGCTC GGTAACGTACGTGGGAAAGATGATGATGCCTCTCTGACTGCATTCGTCCTGATTGCCATGCAGGAGGGAAGCAAGATCTGTGCTGGATCT ACTCTTCAGAACAGTATGAAAAGAGCCACTGATTACCTGCTGCTGAGAGTTCACAGTCTGACCAGCACTTACGCTGTCGCTATGACTTCTTACGCTTTGGCCCATGCTGGAAAACTCAATAAAGAAATTTTGAAGAGTCATTCTACCCAGAACGAAG CGGGTATGTTCTGGCGGGTTCCTGGAGCACATCAGCATTCTCTAGAGGCCACAGGTTATGCACTTCTCGCTCTGGTGAAAGCAAAGGATTTCCAGAGCGCCGGAGCAGCGGTGCGCTGGCTGAGAGCACGGAGAGCCTCATACGGAGGCCATGGAAGCACACAG GCAAGCATCATCGTTTTCCAGGCCGTAGCTGAATATCGCATGGAAGCGAAGAAGCAGGACATGAATCTGAACATTGAACTCTCTGTGGAAGGAAGAAAATCTCACAACAAATGGACTTTCACTAGTTCCAACAAGCATGTGACGCGCTCAGACAAG GTCAAACTGACACAGAAATTCAATGTCACTGCTCAAGGGAACGGACTGGCCACTCTCTCG GTGTTTTCTCTGTATTATGCTCTGcctgaagagagagaaaatgactGTAATGTATTTGATCTCAGTGTGCGGATGAAGAAAGAGCATGACG TGTCACATCCAGGCGCCATCGAAAGTTACCTGTTCACGATTGAAACCTA TTTCAAGAGCTCAGAGAGAGACGCTGCCATGACTGTTGTGGATGTTGGTCTGCTGACAGGGTTTAAGGTGGATGAAAATGATCTTTCAAAG TTATCTAAAGGGAAAGAAAAGTACATAGAGAGATTTGAAATGAACATGGAGCTTTCTGAGCGTGGATCGCTGATCATCTTCTTAAATAAG GTTTCTCACACAGAGAGGGAAAGGATTGCCTTCAGAATGCACAAGTTGAATGAAGTGGGAATGCTGCAGCCCGCAGGAGTCACTGTGTACGAGTACAATGCTCCAG ATGACCGCTGTGTGAAGTTTTACCATCCTCATAAGAAAGATGGGGCACTGAACAGACTCTGCCATGAGGACCTGTGCCAGTGTGCTGAAG AGAACTGCAGTCTCCAAAAGAAGCATCACATTAAGGAGTCTCAGCGTTCATATAAGGCCTGCGCGCCTGGAGTTGAGTACG TTTATAAGACCAGAGTGGTGGGAATGGAGCTTTCATTGCAAGCAGACATCTACAACATGACCATTGAGCAAGTGCTGAAAGAAG GCACTGAAGCAGATGTGGAAGGGAAGATGAGGTCTTTCTTGGCTCATCCTTTTTGTAGAGAGTTTCTGGATTTCCAAGAAGGCAAAACCTACCTGATCATGGGCCAAACCACATCACTTCCAAGGATTGGTGGAAG actgaGATACAACCTGGGTGAGGAGACCTGGATTGAATACTGGCCGACACAAGAGGAGGCCCAAACCCAAGAATACAGAGACACGGACATCGGCATCGCTGCACTCGCTGACGAGCTCTTCAACTTTGGATGCACAAGTTAA